A DNA window from Clostridiisalibacter paucivorans DSM 22131 contains the following coding sequences:
- a CDS encoding replication-relaxation family protein has translation MKKYKNGTRNRERVEIKGNPYLHLMNYPMNQIKEDIIYFLYDMRAATTRQIIRYTGYSGNYIRSVLRNMYENRLVHRDFPYIKKRSKPGSGEGVYFLDNQGAFFIAANKGLEKKEVNWDPRDNVVSLGAIKHTLDIAEIRVCMENSQEFKVKEFLGERRLGRISFQYEGGEIVFNPDSKIEILKKLPDGKLAKILLLLEYDRSTESLKSFAEKIQNYEKFYRSKKINEIFENIHPAVLIVSNHKTRTEKLKALVEKTKVENIKYYFTTLDENFKNNPFSFLLNEQ, from the coding sequence ATGAAAAAATATAAAAATGGAACAAGAAATCGTGAAAGGGTAGAAATCAAAGGAAATCCATATCTTCATTTGATGAACTATCCTATGAATCAAATTAAAGAAGATATTATATATTTTCTTTATGATATGAGAGCTGCAACAACAAGACAAATAATTAGGTATACTGGTTATTCAGGTAATTATATAAGAAGTGTATTAAGAAACATGTATGAAAATAGATTGGTCCATAGAGATTTTCCATATATAAAAAAGAGGAGTAAGCCTGGAAGTGGTGAAGGAGTATATTTCCTTGACAACCAAGGGGCTTTTTTTATTGCAGCAAATAAAGGATTAGAAAAAAAAGAGGTCAATTGGGACCCAAGAGACAATGTCGTGTCATTAGGAGCAATCAAGCATACACTAGATATAGCAGAGATTAGAGTTTGTATGGAAAATTCACAAGAATTTAAAGTAAAAGAGTTCTTGGGAGAGAGAAGATTAGGAAGAATAAGTTTTCAATATGAGGGAGGAGAAATAGTATTTAATCCTGATTCCAAAATAGAGATTTTGAAAAAACTTCCAGATGGTAAATTAGCAAAGATTTTATTACTTCTGGAATATGATAGGAGTACAGAATCATTAAAAAGTTTTGCCGAAAAGATACAAAACTATGAAAAATTCTATAGGTCAAAAAAGATAAATGAGATATTTGAAAACATACATCCAGCAGTATTAATTGTATCAAATCATAAAACTAGAACAGAAAAACTTAAAGCATTAGTAGAAAAAACAAAAGTAGAAAATATAAAATATTATTTTACTACATTAGATGAAAACTTTAAAAATAACCCCTTTAGCTTTCTATTAAATGAACAGTAA
- a CDS encoding FtsK/SpoIIIE domain-containing protein → MADVEEQIGSFITDIFRGIINYFKSMKYGIKKIFKKEEGYSEIVGFFIFVLICAAVFLFAEEIATRISTTSKLVQGLKNPIVIKIISVLSILIYLKFKGDKEMELLNSFDEKFEAVGLYSGLKKERFEDGKKIVIKDFPKLLKVIENKEKKIYLFSTNIPVTKWRKKIEELETVMNEGILEIKNKKGNKKVVKMITVPYEIKAEKKKYDEKFENLGLYVKNDNIKKYPDFLEKIEEGKKTIFTFESQGIPIEDWKEKKGIIEATFNTNVVKIKNKKDSKNVVELTTVPLKYNIKETYPWKDEYIPEEDFEVVLGEGLLETITLNFNKTPHMLIAGLTGSGKSVLERSIAWQCIKKGAKAFFIDFKGGIELGDFEDFGEVVFERKRVMQILDSLVKEHHARIEIFKTKGAKNLNEYNQKVSEDDKLSRIFLIVDEIAELLDSSGVSKEDKKMYEEIEGKMSSLARLSRATGINMILATQRPDAKVIKGQIKNNLGARISGRMTDKEPSIMILGSPDAMHLPEDIKGRFLFSLGAEPVEFQGYWFKDTDIKKGNYDKGITLIVGDNQRAEIKDNVEIVEDNCIDEEDEETPEVKDLGYEEEEDEEKEESSPWVTVDEDFL, encoded by the coding sequence ATGGCAGATGTTGAAGAGCAAATAGGGAGTTTTATTACAGATATATTTAGAGGGATTATAAACTATTTTAAAAGCATGAAATATGGAATAAAAAAGATATTTAAGAAAGAAGAAGGCTACTCTGAGATAGTAGGCTTTTTTATTTTTGTATTAATTTGTGCAGCAGTATTTCTGTTTGCTGAAGAAATAGCAACAAGGATTTCAACTACTTCAAAATTAGTACAAGGATTAAAAAATCCCATAGTAATAAAGATAATATCAGTTTTATCCATACTTATATATCTAAAATTCAAAGGGGACAAAGAGATGGAGCTTTTAAATTCTTTTGATGAAAAGTTTGAAGCTGTAGGACTTTACTCTGGGCTAAAAAAAGAGAGATTTGAAGATGGAAAGAAAATAGTTATCAAAGATTTTCCTAAACTACTAAAAGTTATAGAAAACAAAGAAAAAAAAATCTATCTTTTCTCAACTAATATTCCAGTAACAAAGTGGAGAAAAAAGATAGAAGAACTGGAAACAGTTATGAATGAAGGAATATTAGAAATAAAAAATAAAAAAGGAAATAAGAAAGTTGTAAAAATGATAACTGTACCTTATGAAATCAAAGCCGAAAAGAAAAAATACGATGAAAAGTTTGAAAATCTAGGACTATATGTAAAAAATGATAATATTAAAAAATATCCCGATTTTTTAGAAAAAATAGAAGAAGGGAAAAAAACAATATTTACCTTTGAAAGTCAGGGCATACCAATAGAAGATTGGAAAGAAAAAAAAGGAATTATAGAGGCCACATTTAACACAAATGTAGTAAAAATCAAAAATAAAAAAGATAGTAAAAATGTAGTTGAATTAACAACAGTTCCTCTAAAATACAACATCAAAGAAACCTATCCTTGGAAAGATGAATATATACCAGAAGAAGATTTTGAAGTAGTTTTAGGTGAAGGGCTATTGGAGACAATAACTCTAAATTTCAACAAGACTCCACATATGCTCATAGCAGGGCTAACAGGCTCAGGTAAATCCGTGTTAGAAAGATCAATAGCCTGGCAATGTATAAAAAAAGGAGCAAAGGCCTTCTTCATAGATTTTAAAGGAGGAATTGAATTAGGCGATTTTGAGGATTTTGGAGAAGTAGTATTTGAAAGAAAAAGAGTAATGCAAATACTAGATAGTCTAGTAAAAGAACATCATGCAAGGATAGAAATATTCAAAACAAAGGGAGCAAAAAATCTAAACGAATATAATCAAAAAGTATCCGAAGATGATAAACTATCAAGGATATTTTTAATAGTAGATGAAATAGCTGAACTCCTTGATTCATCAGGAGTATCAAAAGAAGATAAAAAAATGTATGAAGAAATAGAAGGAAAAATGAGTAGTTTAGCAAGGCTTTCAAGGGCCACAGGTATAAATATGATTTTGGCGACGCAAAGACCCGACGCAAAAGTAATAAAAGGCCAAATCAAAAACAATCTGGGTGCAAGAATATCAGGACGAATGACCGATAAAGAGCCTTCAATAATGATTCTTGGAAGCCCTGATGCAATGCACCTTCCAGAAGATATCAAAGGAAGATTTTTATTTTCATTGGGAGCAGAGCCAGTAGAATTTCAAGGATACTGGTTTAAAGATACCGATATAAAAAAGGGAAATTATGACAAAGGAATTACCCTAATAGTAGGAGATAACCAAAGGGCAGAGATAAAAGATAATGTGGAAATAGTAGAAGATAATTGTATAGATGAAGAAGATGAAGAAACACCAGAAGTAAAGGACCTAGGATATGAAGAGGAAGAAGATGAAGAAAAAGAAGAGTCAAGCCCATGGGTTACAGTTGACGAAGATTTTCTATAG
- a CDS encoding conjugal transfer protein yields the protein MLGLGKKSKSIELKKDNIQRVLRIVFWILLIFLVAKSVAKDVITKPQEIQIPEIKLEQQAPAAVASSFVKEYLTYDIQQSMDEYNDYKERVHRFGAEYINLSNLASVKASSKAENVFVFDIEKLKGNQYNVTVKGDVTYKFLDGKVKTSSIYLKVPVTESDGSFIVEDTPVMIPEPTKPDIDYIKFDQGEELYISETEKVKEIMKNFFKTYCSGKSTEIAYYMDDGLPQRGFEGRFVFLDIKEFNVFDLKQNSGFKAIVNVKLKDSVSNKEFHQNYNIDLVKKEERWYIKNLKIRGGNIYEKYENKEK from the coding sequence ATGCTTGGTTTAGGAAAAAAAAGCAAATCAATAGAACTAAAAAAAGATAATATACAAAGAGTGCTAAGGATAGTATTTTGGATTTTACTAATATTTTTAGTGGCAAAATCAGTGGCAAAGGATGTAATAACAAAGCCTCAAGAGATACAAATACCTGAAATAAAACTAGAGCAGCAAGCACCAGCAGCAGTAGCCTCTAGTTTTGTCAAAGAATATCTAACCTACGATATTCAGCAAAGTATGGATGAATATAATGATTATAAAGAAAGGGTTCATAGATTTGGAGCAGAGTATATAAATTTGTCTAATTTGGCAAGTGTAAAGGCAAGTAGTAAAGCAGAAAACGTATTTGTATTTGATATAGAAAAACTAAAAGGAAATCAGTACAACGTAACTGTAAAGGGTGATGTAACCTATAAATTTTTAGATGGAAAAGTTAAGACAAGCTCCATTTATCTTAAAGTACCTGTAACAGAATCTGATGGTAGCTTCATTGTTGAAGATACTCCTGTAATGATTCCAGAACCTACAAAGCCTGATATTGACTATATTAAATTTGATCAAGGAGAAGAACTTTATATAAGTGAAACAGAAAAGGTTAAGGAGATAATGAAAAACTTCTTTAAAACCTATTGTAGTGGAAAATCTACAGAAATAGCATATTACATGGATGATGGCTTACCTCAAAGGGGATTTGAAGGTAGGTTTGTTTTTTTAGATATAAAAGAGTTTAATGTATTTGATTTAAAACAAAATAGTGGCTTTAAGGCAATAGTAAATGTAAAACTTAAGGATTCTGTATCAAATAAAGAATTTCATCAAAACTATAATATTGATTTAGTTAAAAAAGAAGAAAGATGGTATATAAAAAACTTAAAAATTAGAGGGGGTAATATTTATGAAAAATATGAAAATAAAGAAAAATAG